The Patescibacteria group bacterium genomic sequence CGCCATCAGGCGAGGCTGGTTGATAATTATGTAGTGGTTGGAGCAATTCCTTATCAAATAACTTCTCCGCTAATACACAAACTCCTCACAGCGGAAAATCCGCCCAAGACCATAACCTTTATAATTCAATACGAGGTAGCAAAGAAAATATGCGCCGTACCCCCAAACGCCACATATCTCTCAAATTTTGTGTCTTTGTACGGAACCTCAAAACTTACCAAAAAAATAAAACCTTTCGCCTTTAATCCACAACCTTCCGTAAATTCCGCTATAATACATATAGAAAAACATAAAACCCTGCCTGCCACAGACGATATGCTAAAATGGTCGGCGTTTTTGCATAGGGGATTTAAACACCCAAGAAAAATGCTGGGAAACATTTTTGGAAAAGAAGATTTATTAAAAGCGGGGATTCCTCCGCAAAAAAGAGCGCAGGAATTGACTTTGACGGAATGGGAGAACTTATATCAAATGTCAAAAGTAAAATGTAAAATGTCAAAACCACATCTCAAAACCTTAAAGCTGGAGAAATTCAGATTTGAGATTTAAGATTGAAAAAGTTAGCATAAACAGAGAGGGGTAAAATTATTAAATGTTTATAGACAGAAAAAACAAAATTCCCCCCCACATCGTTCAATCACCAGCGTGGGGAGAGGTAAAAACAATGCTGGGAACAAAAAGCGTAAGGACAAAAAACGGCGTCCAATTTACGCTCCATAAAATTCCTATGCTTAACAAAAATTTTGGATTTTGCCCTAAAGTGTCGCCTTCAGAAATTGACTGGAACGATATCAAAAAACTTGGGAAAGACAATAACTGCGTATGCATTAGATTTGACACGCCCAACAGCGCAAAGGGACAATTTTCGGAAAAGTTTAAAAAATATTGCGTTAAGGCTCCTAAAAACACTTTTGCGCAAAAAACTTTGTTTCTGGATTTAACCAAAAGCGAAGAAACCCTCCTAAAAGAGATGCATTCCAAAACAAGATACAACATACGGCTTGCGCCCAAAAAGGAGGTAGTGGTAAAAGAAGCTAATAAAGAAAAGCTTCCTATTTTTCTAAAACTGCAAAAAGAAACCGCTAAAAGGCAGGGTTTTTACATCCACAACGACCACTATTTTAAAACCGTCTTTGAGGAACTTTCTAAGCGCGATATGGCGAAACTTCTTATTGCGTACAAAGAGGATACACCGCTTACCGCGTGGTTGCTTTTTGTGTATAAGGAAGTAATTTATTATGTATACGGAGGGTCTTCGGAAGAATATAAAAATCTAATGCCCTCAAACCTAATGGCGTGGGAGGCGATAAAACTTGGAAAAAGTTTAAATTGCAAATATTTTGATATGTGGGGCATTGCGGACAATCCCGAAAACAGCAAAGACCCGTGGTATGGGTTTACAAAATTTAAGCTGGGGTTTGGCGGAAATATTGTAGAATTTGAAGATTCTTGGGATTTGGTTTTGGAACCGCTACCGTACAAACTTTTTAATATGGCGGAAAAGATAAGGTGGGTGTTATTAAAATTTAAAAAATGATTTAAAAAAAGGAGTATCCTTTTTCAAAGGATACTCCTTAGTTAAGTTTTTGATACTAATACTGTGGACATTAAACAATCTCACCAATGGGGAAATTACTTAAAAAGCTTGGGTTGGGAATCCCTTTACATCCCGCAGGCTGTGCGAATTAAGCCTCTTTTGTTTTGGTCAGCAATTAAAATTCAACGACCTTCGCAGATATCCGAGGAGTTTCTTAATAAAGTAGATAAAATAGCCCGAGAAAAAAGGGCATTGTTTGCGATAATAGAACCAAAAACTTGCGAAAACGAAAATATTTTTCCAAAACATCGTTATCGCCCCTATAAAGAACCGCTATCCTTTACCAAAACTATAGTTGTGGATTTAAAGCCAAGTCTAGAAACCCTGCTCAAAAGCTTTTCCAAAGACACCAGACAAAAAATCAAGCGCGAAACCAAGGTAAAAAT encodes the following:
- a CDS encoding peptidoglycan bridge formation glycyltransferase FemA/FemB family protein, coding for MFIDRKNKIPPHIVQSPAWGEVKTMLGTKSVRTKNGVQFTLHKIPMLNKNFGFCPKVSPSEIDWNDIKKLGKDNNCVCIRFDTPNSAKGQFSEKFKKYCVKAPKNTFAQKTLFLDLTKSEETLLKEMHSKTRYNIRLAPKKEVVVKEANKEKLPIFLKLQKETAKRQGFYIHNDHYFKTVFEELSKRDMAKLLIAYKEDTPLTAWLLFVYKEVIYYVYGGSSEEYKNLMPSNLMAWEAIKLGKSLNCKYFDMWGIADNPENSKDPWYGFTKFKLGFGGNIVEFEDSWDLVLEPLPYKLFNMAEKIRWVLLKFKK
- a CDS encoding aminoacyltransferase; the protein is MDIKQSHQWGNYLKSLGWESLYIPQAVRIKPLLFWSAIKIQRPSQISEEFLNKVDKIAREKRALFAIIEPKTCENENIFPKHRYRPYKEPLSFTKTIVVDLKPSLETLLKSFSKDTRQKIKRETKVKIGLNPILVEEFYKLFAQTAKRKKFWIPPLLEIKTKISSFGEDVFVVTAFYKKTPT
- the rsmA gene encoding ribosomal RNA small subunit methyltransferase A, which produces MVKSTEQMLKPKKALGQNFLVDKNVLLAFLSVANISPKDTVIEVGAGTGTITKELAKQAKEVLAVEIDKDIFLQLEKNVSDLRNVKIVNSDILKFTRLDRHQARLVDNYVVVGAIPYQITSPLIHKLLTAENPPKTITFIIQYEVAKKICAVPPNATYLSNFVSLYGTSKLTKKIKPFAFNPQPSVNSAIIHIEKHKTLPATDDMLKWSAFLHRGFKHPRKMLGNIFGKEDLLKAGIPPQKRAQELTLTEWENLYQMSKVKCKMSKPHLKTLKLEKFRFEI